In Paenibacillus sonchi, a single genomic region encodes these proteins:
- a CDS encoding MFS transporter: MKGKKGALAALASIPLIMTLGNSMLLPILPQISNELGISAFQVSMIITVYGLIAILMIPIAGYLSDRFGRKKVILPSLIIAALGGAGCVAAAWFMDGVSAYWVILAGRFIQGIGAAGAFPIVIPFIGDLFKDEKEVSKGLGVVETSNTFGKVLSPILGAYLGTVVWYAPFMAIPILCLISFGLVVFLVKKPEAGEQPEKKALRRFLGEVKDILHERGRWLYAIFAIGGICMFVTFGVLFYLSETLEAKYNLHGSSKGFVLAVPLALLCLASYGSGKIIGQNKALMKWLGFGGMVLLTAAMIITGFNNNIFFMVGFLSLSGIGIGVALPCMDALITESIEKENRGTITSLYSSMRFIGVALGPPVVSLLMTRGHWVLFGTMAAAGAVGGLLTLIAVKPSEGGNKEDKPLKSGRVRGNPLLRQRAR, translated from the coding sequence ATGAAGGGAAAGAAAGGGGCTCTGGCGGCACTGGCCTCCATCCCGCTGATCATGACATTGGGCAACTCGATGCTGCTGCCCATCCTGCCGCAAATCTCCAATGAGCTAGGGATCAGCGCTTTTCAGGTCAGTATGATTATCACCGTCTACGGACTAATTGCAATACTGATGATTCCGATTGCCGGGTACTTATCCGACCGTTTTGGGCGGAAAAAGGTTATTCTGCCCAGCTTGATTATTGCCGCTTTAGGCGGAGCCGGCTGTGTTGCCGCAGCGTGGTTTATGGATGGAGTGAGTGCCTACTGGGTCATACTGGCCGGGCGCTTCATCCAGGGGATCGGGGCTGCAGGAGCCTTCCCGATTGTTATTCCTTTTATTGGCGATTTGTTCAAGGATGAGAAGGAAGTCAGCAAAGGCCTGGGTGTCGTGGAGACCTCCAATACCTTTGGCAAGGTGCTCAGCCCCATTCTCGGCGCTTATTTGGGGACAGTGGTGTGGTATGCCCCGTTTATGGCAATCCCCATTCTTTGCCTGATCTCGTTTGGGCTGGTTGTGTTCCTGGTCAAGAAACCGGAGGCCGGGGAGCAGCCGGAGAAGAAAGCGCTGCGCCGGTTTTTAGGGGAAGTCAAGGATATTTTGCATGAAAGGGGACGCTGGCTCTATGCCATTTTTGCGATAGGCGGAATCTGTATGTTTGTTACGTTCGGGGTCTTGTTTTATTTATCCGAAACCCTGGAAGCGAAATACAATCTCCACGGCTCCTCCAAGGGTTTTGTGCTGGCGGTTCCGCTGGCTTTGCTGTGTCTGGCCTCTTATGGCAGCGGCAAAATCATCGGGCAAAACAAAGCGCTTATGAAATGGCTTGGTTTTGGGGGCATGGTGCTGCTGACGGCAGCCATGATCATTACCGGCTTCAATAATAATATTTTTTTCATGGTTGGTTTTCTGAGTCTAAGCGGAATCGGGATTGGGGTGGCTTTGCCCTGCATGGATGCCTTGATTACGGAAAGCATTGAGAAGGAAAACCGGGGGACGATTACCTCTTTATACAGCAGTATGCGGTTTATCGGTGTGGCACTGGGTCCGCCTGTTGTTTCGCTTTTGATGACCCGGGGGCACTGGGTGCTGTTCGGGACGATGGCGGCTGCCGGCGCAGTCGGCGGATTGCTGACGCTGATCGCGGTGAAGCCGAGCGAAGGCGGGAATAAGGAGGATAAGCCCTTGAAGTCCGGGAGGGTCAGAGGCAACCCGCTGCTGCGGCAGCGCGCACGCTAA
- a CDS encoding LTA synthase family protein, which yields MAVFLVGITIVIWHQPNADGPKAYGAGKGCPLILVQLESFQNFLLNQSVEGQPLTPVLNSLKSESLYFPHLFQQIGRGNTADAEFTVNTSIYPVGAAPMSSKYGNRKLPSLARLLHKQGYIADTFHVNDVSFWDRNQMYPALGFDTYYDQPYFRKEKFNRFGPSDEELYRVGFNKLNALAKQNQKFYAQFVTVSSHFPYTIPEERKRLKLSGPLHGTTLGDYLTAVHYADYALGTFIGKLKQTGLWNHCVFVVYGDHFGLNKKKYNPQKISDSLDIPYHKHISTFNVPLLIHLPGQHRGRTVDQTGGQIDILPTIANIMGIDLGEEGFTAFGQDLMNAGHNIVGMRYYLPTGSFFNDEVLFVPGKKGFTDGTATLIRTHKRVQDITPYKQDYDLIMDRMKRSDNYVGHLPLR from the coding sequence ATGGCCGTATTCCTCGTGGGTATTACCATTGTGATATGGCATCAACCGAATGCAGATGGCCCCAAAGCTTACGGAGCCGGAAAAGGATGCCCTCTCATCCTGGTTCAGCTGGAATCTTTCCAGAATTTCCTGCTGAACCAATCGGTTGAAGGCCAGCCGCTGACTCCTGTTCTGAATTCATTGAAGTCAGAAAGCTTATATTTCCCCCATCTGTTTCAGCAAATCGGACGCGGAAATACGGCGGATGCCGAGTTTACAGTGAATACCTCCATTTACCCTGTGGGCGCGGCGCCCATGTCATCGAAATACGGAAACCGGAAGCTGCCCAGCCTGGCAAGGCTGCTGCATAAGCAGGGGTATATTGCGGATACCTTTCATGTGAATGATGTAAGCTTCTGGGACAGGAATCAGATGTACCCTGCGCTGGGCTTTGATACCTACTATGATCAGCCCTATTTCCGCAAAGAGAAGTTTAACCGGTTTGGGCCTTCTGATGAGGAGCTGTACCGTGTAGGGTTCAATAAGCTGAATGCTCTGGCTAAGCAGAATCAGAAGTTCTATGCCCAGTTTGTGACCGTCTCCAGCCACTTTCCGTATACCATCCCGGAAGAGAGGAAGCGGCTGAAGCTGAGTGGCCCGTTACACGGAACAACCCTCGGGGATTATCTTACGGCCGTCCATTATGCGGACTATGCCCTGGGGACCTTCATCGGTAAGCTGAAGCAAACCGGTCTGTGGAATCATTGTGTTTTTGTGGTGTACGGAGACCATTTCGGGCTGAATAAGAAAAAGTACAATCCCCAGAAGATCAGTGATAGCTTGGACATTCCCTATCATAAGCATATCAGCACCTTTAATGTGCCGCTTTTGATTCATTTGCCGGGCCAGCATAGAGGGAGAACGGTAGATCAGACCGGCGGCCAAATTGATATTCTTCCGACAATCGCCAATATTATGGGCATAGACCTTGGGGAAGAGGGATTTACGGCTTTTGGGCAGGATCTGATGAATGCCGGGCATAATATTGTCGGCATGCGCTATTACCTGCCCACAGGCTCCTTCTTCAATGACGAGGTGCTTTTTGTACCCGGCAAAAAAGGCTTTACGGATGGGACAGCCACCCTGATTAGAACCCATAAGCGGGTTCAGGATATTACACCCTATAAGCAAGACTATGACCTAATTATGGACCGGATGAAACGGTCGGACAACTATGTAGGGCATCTTCCGCTCCGGTGA
- a CDS encoding IS4 family transposase, with the protein MDNIPKMTVIRQCLSLLPTLSPTCVPLDYGVKKLRTLALLQLSVTAHLLRWESYREYAWQLDASPDLQELLGLPSISASQVSRRMNQLPTALLEHLFYALTHLIKNLSRPASSGLLQRVGRLLLVDASCLKLPAFLSDWARVTRDRCGVKIHVSYAVTSPEHTFVQHMVPSTGNVSDYEGSDLLLHEEEVTYVLDRGYVCYERMDRWIEGGLNFVMRIADHHQANVLHEHPVPEGSRILRDATVQMGSGYTAMEQRVRLVEFTDEKGRLYRIVTTQWEASAEDIAEIYKHRWLIELFLSG; encoded by the coding sequence ATGGATAACATACCTAAAATGACCGTCATTCGTCAATGCCTTTCTTTATTGCCTACCTTGTCCCCCACTTGCGTCCCTTTGGACTATGGGGTAAAAAAGCTGCGTACCCTCGCACTATTGCAGCTTTCGGTAACCGCTCATCTTTTGCGCTGGGAATCCTACCGCGAGTATGCGTGGCAGCTCGACGCTTCCCCTGATCTGCAGGAACTCCTAGGGCTTCCAAGCATTAGTGCTTCACAGGTCAGCCGGCGGATGAATCAGTTGCCTACGGCCTTGCTGGAACATCTGTTTTATGCCCTAACCCATCTTATCAAAAACCTGTCCCGTCCTGCCTCGAGCGGGCTGCTTCAGCGAGTCGGGCGGTTACTTCTTGTGGATGCCAGTTGCTTGAAACTTCCTGCCTTTTTGTCTGACTGGGCCCGGGTGACGCGGGACCGCTGCGGCGTTAAAATTCATGTCTCGTACGCGGTGACTTCCCCGGAACATACCTTCGTTCAGCACATGGTGCCTTCCACGGGGAATGTGAGTGACTACGAAGGATCGGATCTGTTGCTGCACGAGGAAGAGGTCACCTATGTCCTGGATCGCGGGTACGTATGCTACGAGCGGATGGACCGCTGGATTGAAGGTGGGCTGAATTTTGTGATGCGCATCGCCGACCACCATCAAGCCAATGTGCTCCACGAGCACCCCGTTCCGGAAGGAAGCCGCATCCTGCGGGACGCCACCGTCCAAATGGGGAGCGGATATACGGCGATGGAGCAACGCGTTCGTCTCGTCGAATTTACGGATGAAAAGGGACGATTGTACCGAATTGTGACCACGCAATGGGAGGCCTCCGCCGAAGATATCGCAGAGATATACAAGCACCGGTGGCTGATCGAACTCTTTTTAAGTGGCTGA
- a CDS encoding spore coat protein, which translates to MNPIVENLTGMNAMTDQVIATDLLMACKSGLKSYAAAISESASPEVRSTLNAQFGKAVGLHERVFNYMSNNGFYNAYDPAQQLQMDIQNADKALSLPNVQ; encoded by the coding sequence ATGAATCCAATTGTAGAAAATCTAACAGGAATGAACGCGATGACGGATCAGGTCATTGCCACTGATTTATTGATGGCCTGCAAAAGCGGCCTGAAAAGTTATGCGGCAGCTATCTCCGAGTCCGCCAGTCCGGAAGTAAGAAGTACATTAAATGCACAATTCGGCAAGGCTGTAGGATTGCACGAACGTGTGTTTAATTACATGAGCAATAATGGGTTCTACAATGCCTACGATCCGGCTCAACAACTGCAAATGGATATCCAGAATGCAGACAAGGCTTTGTCCCTTCCCAATGTTCAATAG
- a CDS encoding LysE family transporter, whose translation MNVFIGYIFLGLSLSAPIGPINAAQLDKGIRGGFLHAWLVGLGAISADIIYMLLVYFGVIHLLDAPFVRAFLWLFGFFVLVYTGVESIKSAGMITASEMRDSEASLAKSYLAGFLMSLFNPLSILFWLGIYGSILAKAVSEYPLQQLLIYSGAIILGILLWDVCMAAASSVFRKLLTARVLKAISVLSGLSLVAFGFYFGVQAVRMLFFH comes from the coding sequence ATTAATGTATTCATAGGGTATATCTTTTTGGGGCTCTCCCTTTCGGCTCCGATTGGTCCGATTAACGCCGCACAATTGGACAAGGGTATCCGCGGGGGCTTTCTGCATGCCTGGTTAGTGGGGCTGGGAGCTATAAGTGCAGATATCATTTATATGCTCCTGGTATATTTTGGAGTCATCCATCTGCTGGATGCGCCGTTTGTCCGGGCTTTTCTATGGCTGTTTGGGTTCTTTGTGCTGGTATACACAGGTGTGGAAAGCATCAAAAGTGCAGGGATGATTACTGCTTCGGAAATGAGAGACAGCGAAGCCTCCCTCGCCAAATCTTATCTGGCAGGCTTCCTGATGTCTCTATTTAATCCGCTCTCCATCCTGTTCTGGCTGGGAATTTACGGCTCTATCCTCGCCAAAGCGGTCAGCGAATATCCTCTTCAGCAGCTGCTGATTTACAGCGGGGCTATTATTCTGGGAATTCTTCTCTGGGATGTATGCATGGCGGCAGCCTCCAGCGTGTTCCGCAAATTGCTGACGGCACGGGTGCTTAAGGCCATCTCCGTGCTGTCCGGCCTCTCACTGGTCGCCTTTGGATTTTATTTTGGAGTACAAGCCGTGCGGATGCTGTTTTTCCATTAG